Proteins from one Pseudomonadota bacterium genomic window:
- a CDS encoding peptidylprolyl isomerase, producing MKKLLREPLVHFLMLGAGLFVVFGLVGERTRSEPGEIVATQGQIESLAIGFARTWQRPPTHRELEGLIHDYIREEVYYREAMALGLDKDDIVIRRRLRQKMEFVTDDVAAQAEPTDDELSGYLKAHPETFSVERRFTFTQVYLNPDRRGQHLARDAELLLAKLNKAGGKADVSALGDPFLLSHKFEAVPASEVAKQFGAAFADKLGELSPGHWQGPVESGYGVHLVFVGQRTGGRVPVLEEVREAVRREWANAERLEANEKFYQGLLKRYTVTIERPQPADKLAAQSGR from the coding sequence ATGAAAAAACTCCTGCGCGAACCGCTGGTGCATTTCCTCATGCTAGGCGCGGGACTGTTCGTCGTCTTCGGCCTCGTGGGCGAGCGCACCCGTAGCGAGCCGGGAGAGATCGTCGCCACGCAGGGGCAGATCGAGTCGCTAGCGATCGGCTTCGCTCGCACCTGGCAACGTCCGCCCACGCACCGAGAGCTGGAGGGTTTGATCCACGACTATATTCGCGAGGAAGTCTATTACCGCGAGGCGATGGCACTCGGGTTGGACAAGGACGACATCGTCATCCGCCGCCGTCTTCGGCAGAAAATGGAATTCGTCACCGATGACGTCGCTGCCCAGGCCGAGCCCACCGATGACGAGTTGAGCGGGTATTTGAAAGCACACCCCGAGACTTTTAGCGTCGAGCGCCGGTTCACATTCACTCAGGTCTATCTCAACCCGGATCGCCGCGGCCAACATCTGGCGCGCGATGCTGAGCTACTGCTCGCGAAGTTAAACAAGGCCGGCGGCAAAGCCGATGTCTCGGCGCTGGGCGATCCTTTCTTGCTAAGCCATAAGTTCGAGGCGGTGCCGGCCAGCGAGGTCGCGAAGCAGTTCGGCGCAGCGTTCGCGGATAAACTGGGTGAGCTTTCGCCCGGCCACTGGCAGGGGCCGGTGGAGTCGGGCTACGGCGTGCATCTGGTGTTCGTCGGCCAGCGCACGGGGGGACGCGTTCCCGTGCTGGAGGAAGTGCGGGAAGCCGTGCGACGCGAGTGGGCCAACGCCGAACGGCTGGAAGCCAACGAGAAGTTCTATCAAGGGCTGCTCAAACGTTACACAGTGACCATTGAGCGTCCGCAGCCGGCGGACAAGCTCGCGGCGCAGAGCGGGCGATGA
- a CDS encoding HupE/UreJ family protein, with protein sequence MKRVFLVFLLLAAPAVGVLAHEVRPAYLELKQSGPETYDVFWKVPGRGEDLRLGLYVELPTGTTNLTEPRASFVNSAFAERWSIKRTGGLTGGTIHIAGLSATMTDVLVRVERRDGTTQVIRLTPSAPSFVVEAAPRALDVSRTYLVLGVEHILRGIDHLLFVLALLILVKGSWRLVGTITAFTLAHSITLAAATLGFVSVPGPPVEAVIALSIVFVACEIVHRRQGRSGLTERWPWVVAFTFGLLHGFGFAGALHEVGLPQNAIPLALLFFNLGVELGQLLFIASVMAALTGLAFIGRRLSQLGINPKPAYAASESVAAYAIGSVAAFWLIDRTLNFVS encoded by the coding sequence ATGAAACGCGTTTTCCTTGTCTTCTTGCTGCTCGCCGCCCCCGCCGTAGGGGTGCTCGCCCACGAGGTCCGGCCTGCCTATCTCGAGCTCAAGCAGAGCGGCCCGGAGACTTACGACGTGTTTTGGAAGGTGCCTGGTCGAGGCGAGGATCTCCGGCTCGGCCTCTACGTGGAGCTCCCGACTGGCACCACCAACCTGACCGAGCCGCGCGCCTCCTTCGTCAACAGCGCTTTTGCGGAACGCTGGAGCATCAAGCGCACCGGCGGTCTGACCGGCGGCACGATTCATATCGCCGGTCTCAGCGCGACGATGACCGATGTGCTCGTGCGCGTGGAACGCCGCGACGGAACTACGCAAGTCATCCGCCTTACGCCGTCTGCGCCGTCGTTCGTGGTGGAAGCCGCGCCGCGCGCACTGGACGTTTCCCGCACTTACCTCGTGCTCGGCGTCGAGCATATCCTTCGGGGCATCGACCATCTCCTGTTCGTGCTCGCGCTTCTCATCCTGGTGAAAGGCTCGTGGCGACTTGTCGGCACCATTACCGCTTTCACGCTGGCACACAGCATCACCCTGGCCGCGGCCACGCTCGGATTCGTGAGCGTGCCGGGACCACCGGTGGAGGCGGTCATCGCACTCTCTATTGTGTTCGTGGCCTGCGAGATCGTCCACCGTCGCCAGGGTCGGTCGGGATTGACCGAGCGCTGGCCGTGGGTCGTGGCGTTCACGTTCGGATTGCTGCATGGCTTTGGTTTCGCCGGCGCGCTCCACGAAGTCGGCCTCCCGCAGAATGCCATTCCTCTCGCGCTGCTGTTTTTCAACCTCGGCGTCGAGCTCGGACAACTCCTCTTCATCGCGTCTGTCATGGCCGCGCTGACAGGCTTGGCCTTTATCGGCAGGAGACTCAGCCAGCTCGGCATCAATCCGAAGCCCGCGTACGCCGCGTCGGAATCGGTGGCCGCCTATGCAATCGGTAGCGTTGCCGCCTTTTGGCTTATCGACCGAACGCTGAACTTTGTCTCCTGA
- a CDS encoding ATP-binding protein, producing MTDIKVAGMLSRMKLDFVNRKAELRELHAAAKRGGLLVVYGRRRVGKTRLLRHWLAARDDLYSQAIEAQRDLQIQQVFEDLRARLETQLVPKTWPELLEILALQERRWALCLDEFPYLTAVDPSLPSQLQKWLDHSLPPGCLLILAGSSTRMMHDLFLNRAAPLYGRARKLLHVQTMDYAAFCRACGQDPGDLESFEKFACVGGIPKYWEFVEAGQDVVALAESLYFDFAPYMEQEPQRILRDEGVIGLNAVAVLEAVGRGAERPSEIASRLSTAQTNLSRLLQQLLDASILTRELPFGESVRSTKKTLYRIQDPTMRFWFRVYSPHQSRWRTYPAAEKRKLIHDHTATVFEDSCRARFPGAQRHWESAVELDLVAPDPNDAKRLLVAEIKWRPLSVAERKNVLRQLESKWDRCSLRPRHPKVRFEVLDAGILAV from the coding sequence TTGACAGACATCAAGGTCGCGGGCATGCTGTCCCGCATGAAACTGGATTTCGTGAACCGGAAAGCGGAACTGCGAGAACTGCACGCCGCAGCGAAACGGGGCGGACTGCTGGTGGTGTATGGCCGGCGGCGGGTGGGCAAGACGCGCCTGTTGCGGCACTGGCTTGCGGCCCGTGACGACCTGTACAGCCAGGCCATCGAAGCGCAACGCGATTTGCAGATTCAGCAGGTGTTCGAGGACCTCCGCGCGCGGCTCGAAACGCAGCTTGTGCCCAAGACCTGGCCGGAGTTGCTGGAAATCCTCGCGCTGCAAGAGCGGCGCTGGGCACTGTGCCTGGACGAGTTTCCCTACCTCACGGCGGTGGACCCGTCGCTGCCGAGTCAGTTGCAGAAGTGGCTGGACCACTCGCTTCCGCCGGGCTGCCTGTTGATCCTGGCCGGATCGAGCACGCGCATGATGCACGACCTGTTTCTCAATCGCGCCGCGCCGCTCTACGGTCGCGCGCGCAAACTTCTGCACGTCCAGACGATGGATTACGCGGCGTTCTGCCGGGCGTGCGGACAGGACCCGGGCGACCTGGAATCGTTCGAGAAGTTTGCCTGCGTCGGCGGTATCCCGAAGTATTGGGAGTTCGTCGAGGCCGGGCAGGATGTGGTGGCGCTGGCGGAGTCGCTCTACTTCGATTTCGCCCCCTACATGGAACAAGAGCCGCAACGGATTCTGCGCGACGAGGGTGTCATCGGCCTGAACGCCGTGGCGGTGCTGGAGGCGGTGGGCCGGGGTGCCGAGCGGCCCTCGGAAATCGCCAGCCGGCTGAGCACGGCGCAGACCAACCTGTCGCGGTTACTCCAACAACTGCTGGACGCCTCCATCCTGACACGCGAACTGCCGTTCGGCGAAAGCGTGCGTTCCACCAAGAAAACCCTCTACCGGATTCAAGACCCGACGATGCGCTTTTGGTTTCGCGTGTATTCGCCGCACCAGAGCCGGTGGCGCACCTACCCGGCGGCGGAGAAGCGCAAGCTCATCCATGACCACACCGCCACGGTCTTTGAAGACTCCTGCCGGGCGCGCTTTCCGGGTGCGCAGCGGCACTGGGAGAGCGCCGTCGAACTGGACTTGGTCGCGCCCGACCCGAACGATGCGAAGCGGTTGCTGGTGGCCGAGATCAAATGGCGGCCCTTGTCCGTCGCGGAGCGCAAGAACGTGCTCCGACAACTGGAGAGCAAGTGGGATCGCTGTTCCCTGCGCCCGCGCCATCCCAAGGTCCGGTTCGAAGTGCTCGACGCCGGCATCCTCGCGGTCTGA